In Cupriavidus sp. EM10, the genomic window GCAGGAGCTGGGCTCCGGCACCGATGTCTGGAAGATGTCGGAGGAAGTGCGCGCCGGTCATATGTCGCAGGAAGATTTCTTCGAGGCCGAGGGCTGCATGCACCGGTCGCACGGCCATTGCATGACGATGGGCACGGCTTCGACGATGGCCTGCATGGTCGAGTCGTTGGGCATGGCCCTGCCCGGCAACGCCGCCATTCCGGCCGTGGACGGACGCCGCAATATCCTGGCGAGGGCCTCGGGCCGGCGCATCGTCCAGATGGTCAAGGACAACCTGGTCATGTCGCAGATCCTGACGCGCCAGGCCTTCGAGAATGCCATCAAGGTCAACGCGGCCATCGGCGGGTCCACCAATGCGGTGATCCACCTGCTGGCCATCGCCGGGCGCATCGGCGTAAAGCTGAACCTGGACGACTGGGATGCGCTGGGCCACGCCCTGCCCTGCCTGGTCGACCTGCAGCCGTCGGGTCGCCACCTGATGGAAGACTTCTACTACGCGGGCGGCCTGCCGGCCGTGATCCGCGAGCTGGGTCCGCTGCTGAACCGCGACGCGCTGACCGTCAACGGCAACACGCTGTGGGACAACTGCAAGGACGCACCGAACTGGAACCGCGAGGTCATCCACGCGTTCGATGAACCGTTCAAGCCCCACGCCGGCATTGCGGTGCTGCGCGGCAACCTGAGCCCCGATGGCGCGGTGATCAAGCCGTCCGCCGCCACGCCCGCGCTGCTCAAGCACACGGGCCGCGCGGTGGTGTTCGAGGACAGCGAGGACATGCACCGGCGCCTGGACGACGAATCGCTCGATGTCGACGAACACTGTGTGCTGGTGCTGAAGAACTGCGGCCCGCGCGGGTATCCGGGCATGGCCGAGGCTGGCAACATGCCGCTGCCGCCCAAGGTGCTGCGCAAGGGCATCACCGACATGGTGCGGATTTCCGATGCCCGCATGAGCGGCACCGCCTACGGCACCGTGGTGCTGCACGTCACGCCCGAGGCCGCCGCCGGCGGCCCGCTGGCGCTGGTGCAGAACGGCGACATGGTCGAACTCGATGTCGAGGC contains:
- a CDS encoding IlvD/Edd family dehydratase — encoded protein: MNDDNPPGPPKRRSQAWFGRLDRDGFIYRSWLKNRGIPHDQFDGRPVIGICNTYSELTPCNSHFRTLADQVKTGVWEAGGFPLEFPVMSLGETMLRPTAMLFRNLASMDVEESIRGNPIDGVVLLMGCDKTTPALMMGAASVDLPTIGISGGPMLSGKFRGQELGSGTDVWKMSEEVRAGHMSQEDFFEAEGCMHRSHGHCMTMGTASTMACMVESLGMALPGNAAIPAVDGRRNILARASGRRIVQMVKDNLVMSQILTRQAFENAIKVNAAIGGSTNAVIHLLAIAGRIGVKLNLDDWDALGHALPCLVDLQPSGRHLMEDFYYAGGLPAVIRELGPLLNRDALTVNGNTLWDNCKDAPNWNREVIHAFDEPFKPHAGIAVLRGNLSPDGAVIKPSAATPALLKHTGRAVVFEDSEDMHRRLDDESLDVDEHCVLVLKNCGPRGYPGMAEAGNMPLPPKVLRKGITDMVRISDARMSGTAYGTVVLHVTPEAAAGGPLALVQNGDMVELDVEARKLHLHVSDEELARRRAAWQPPAPPMERGWTRLYFEHVQQANLGADMDFLVGKSGAAVPKDNH